The Anaerobaca lacustris genome includes the window TAGAGGTTCTCGTCGTCCCAGAGGGCGGCCATGCGCGTGTCGAGGAAGCCGGGCGCGCCCGTGACCATATCGACGAAGCGAGGCGACTTCGGCGCCCGCTGCCAGACGGCTTCGGAGAGCCTGCCGTCGACGACGATCTTCTCCCTGGTTCGCCGGCACGTGTAGTGCCCGACGTCCTTGTCCTCACAGCCATGTCTCTGCGTCATTCATCTACCTCAAGCTCTACGTGGCACCCCAAGGGTCGTCCACCGTCATCAATTCAGAAGCCCTTCCTGCTCACGGTCTGTCACAAGCACGAAATCCGAATATCGAAATCCGAAACAAGCACGAAATTCAAATGCACGAAAGGCAAGCCAAGCATAGATGCCGAGTAGACCACACGGACCATGGGATGAAGGTTTCATGGCGGTCCCCTTTCCCAGCGGACGTTACGCGTCTGTTCGCCTGCACCGACCCACGGTCGCCGCCGGCACACTACCGATTATCGCGGTAACGGATACGGAGGACAAGAACGAATCGCCATGGATCCCGTAGGGGCAGCCCACCGTGGCTGCCCTGGTCCACCGAACCAGGTAGCCACCATCACCAGCGGTGGGGGCAGGCACGGTGGCCTGCCCCTACAGGATGGACGATAGTTTCAATTTCGGGGCTTGCGGGGCCAGGCCCAGCGGACCAGCGCCACCGCCGCCAGCGCGCACAGGACCAGCCATGTCAACGCGAGCCATTTGCCATCGGCGTCGACGAACCCGACAACCGCCACGAATCCGAGGACCGCGAGGACCAGCAGCACGACGCCGTCAGTGATCGTGACCAGATGAGAAAGGCGGGCCCGGTCGCGTTGCCCGGCATCGGCCAGCATGCCGATCGCCATATCGCGTTCCACAGCCGGAACCGCGATCCGCACAACGTGCGCCGACTCGCGGTAGACGCCCATTCGTTCGGTGTCGTCCACAACCACCGGATGCAGATGGCGACCCTCCAGGAGGCCCACGATCCGGGCCACCTCATTCGGACGGGCCTCATACACAGTGACGAGTTCCGCCATGCAGCGTTCCTTCCTTCGCGCATTGGTGTCGTGACACGAATTCGCAATCGAACGAATCTCAGCGGAAGAGCACATCGAAGGGCATCATCATTACCACGCCTTCGGTGCGGATCAGCTCGATGCGCTGCAAGGCCGCAAGCAGTGCGCGGGCCCGCTGGGGTTCGGTCTTCCGCAGCAGGTCGAGCAGACCCGCCATCGCCGGGTGATCGGCGAGGATGCTCGCGGCGCCGCCGATGGAAATGTCGCTCGGTCGTTCGCCCTTGCCGGAATACTGGTCCATGAGCATGGTGATGAAGTCCTGGGGCTCGGGAATCACGCGGACCTCGTAATCGTCGAGCGAGGCCTTGGCCGCGACGTATTGGACGGCCTGTTCGAGCCCGCCGATGCGATCGACCAGCCCGAGATCGAGGGCCTGCCTGCCCGTATAGACGCGCCCGCCGGCGATCTCGTCGAGCGGCCCGGTGAGCTTGCCGTCGCGAGCCTGCGCCACGTGGCCCTTGAAAACGTCGTAGACGGTTTGCATGTATCGTTCGAGCACCTGCCGCTGCGGATCGTCAAACGGGCGGTCGCTGTTGAAGAGGTCGGCGTTGGCGCCGCGCCGGTAGCCGACCCAGTTGACGCCGAGCTTGTCCCACAGATCGGCGGTCACGAGCTTGCCCCCCACCACGCCGATGGAGGCGGTGATCGTGACCTCATTGGCGAAAATGGTCTCGGCGGCGCAGGAGACGTAGTAGCCTCCGCTGGCGGCGGTGTCGCCCATCGAGACGACGAAGGGCTTGCGGGCCCGGACCTGCCGGGTGGCGTTGAGGATCATCTCGCTGGCCTCGGCCGAGCCGCCGGGCGAATCGACGCGCAGGACCACCGCCTTGACGGTGTCGTCGGCCGCCGCCGTCTCCAGGGCCTTGCGGATGTCGCCGCTGTAGGCGCCGCCGACCGGGCCGAACGGACTCGGCTGGCCATAGCCCGGCACGATCGCACCCTCCACATAGACGATGGCGACGGCGTTCTTTCGCGGCTTCCTGGGCGGGTTCATCATTTCACCCAGCAGGGAGAAGAAGCCCAGCGGACTGGTGAGATTGACCGCCGGCTTCTCCTTGCGGCCGTAGCGATTGTCGAACCTGACCGGCGTGTCGATGTCCTTTCTGACCTGCGCCAGAAATGCATCCCGCGTCTGGACGGCGTCGATCAGCCCTTCTGCCAGGGCCTGCTCGGCCATGTAAGGCCCCCGGTCGATGAGGTCCCGCACCTGTTGGGCCGTCATGTTGCGCGCGCCGGCGATCATCCGCACGAGGCTGTCGTAGTAGCCGTCGAGCAGCCAGTTGACGTTCTGCTCGGCCGGACCGCTCGGCTCGGTGCGGGTGAGCATCTCCGCGGCGGACTTGTAGTCGCCCATGTGCATGAAGTCGGCCCGGACACCGATCTTGTCGAGCAGGTCCTTGACGTAGAGCGACTCGCCGTAGATGCCGGTCAGCCAGAGCATCGACTGGGGCTCGACGCTGAGCCGGTCGCCCGCGCAGAGCAGGCCGTAGACGAAGGTGCTCATGCTACCGGTGTGGACGTAGACCTTCTTGCCGGCGGTCCTGAGCCCTCGGATCGTCGTTCGGATCTCCTCCAGTTGTCCAAGTCCCAGGGCCATGTTGTCGAAGGTCAGCACGACCGCTCTGACCCGGTCGTCGCCGCCGGCGTCGCCCATGCGGCGGACCAGATCGCCAAGCGACGTGACCTCGCCGGCCGTGAACCCGAAGGGGTCGGCCACGGGCGATTCGCTCAGCATCCCGGTCAGGTGAAAATGGGGCACCACCGCTTCGACCGCCGGGCCAGGCGTCTGGGCCGCCACCGAAACACCGGAAAGAAGCCCCGCGACAATCCACAGCAACCACACTCGCAACGATCTCATGGCAAGTCTCCTGTTCGTCCGCCCGCATCCCAGTCCGCGTTCACATCAGGGCGGCAATACATGCGCCGCGCCACCCATATAGACGCACCGCTCCCGCAGAAAATCAACAGAAATCCTCCCTCCCGCCGAAGTGCCGGACGGCGACGCGGGCTACTTCTGGGGTTTCTTGCGTTTGTCGCGGATGTAGATGGACCGGGAATGGCCGTCCCCGTGGGGGCGTTCCTCGATGTCGAACAGCTTCGTCGCCATCGCCAGCTCACGCAGCTTGCTGTAGCCGTAGTTGCGGGGGTCGAACTCGGGGGCCTGCTTGGCGATACTGCTGCCGACGGCCCGCAGGTGGGCCCAGCCGCTCTCATCGCTGGCCGCCTCGGCGGCGCTGCGCAGCAGGGCCACCAGCTTGGTGTCGCCTTTGAGCTCGTTGGCCGTCTTGGGCTTGGCCGCCTGCTCGGTGTCTTCCTCGAAGCGGAGCACTTCCACGTAGATGAACTTGTCGCAGGCCGAGACGAAGGCCTTGGGGGTCTTCCGCTCGCCGAAGCCGTAGACGAGCAGGCCCTCCTCGCGAATGCGGGAGGCCAGCCGGGTGAAATCGCTGTCGCTGGAGACCAGGCAGAACCCATCGAACCGCCGCGTATAGAGCAGGTCCATCGCGTCGATGATCATGGCGCTGTCGGTGGCGTTCTTGCCGACGGTGTAACGAAACTGCTGGATCGGCTGGATCGAATGCTCCAGCAGGACCGATTTCCATCCGGTCAGGCTGGGCGTGGTCCAATCGCCGTAGATCCGCTTGACGCTGGCCACGCCGTACTTGGCCACTTCCGACAGCAGACCGTCGGTGATGGAAGCCTGGGTGTTGTCGGCGTCGATCAGGACCGCCAGCATCGTCTGCGCGTGTTTGTTTGCATCCATTTGGTTTTCCCTGCGTCCCTTCGGTGAGCCGCGACTCGAAGGCGGGACGCCTTCGACACGGAGCGACCAAGCCGGCCGCGACACGCCTGACAATACGCCCGGCAACCGACGGACGCAAGAGAAAAGATGGACCCTATACGTGGACCTGGCCGACGAAGGGCGACAGCTCGCGGAGGCGTTCGATGATCTGCGGCATTTTCTCGATGGTGAAATCGACCTCGTCTTCGGTGTTGTACCGGCTGAGGCTGTAGCGGATCGAGCCGTGAGCGGCGGTAAACGGCACGCCCATCGCACGGAGCACGTGCGACGGCTCCAGCGACCCGCTGGTGCAGGCCGAGCCACTGCTGGCGCAGATGCCGAACCGGTCGAGCATGAGCAGGATCGCCTCGCCCTCGATATACTCGAAGCTGATGTTGGTCGTGTTGGGCAGGCGGTTCTCCGGGTCGCCGTTGATCCGGCTGTCGGGACAGCCCGCCAGGATGGCGCTTTCGAGCTTGTCGCGCAGGGCCTTTACGCGGGTGTTCTCGTCGTCCATGTACCGGGCCGCCAGCTCGCACGCCTTGCCCAGGCCGACGATGCCGGGGACGTTCTCGGTGCCGGCCCGGCGGCCGCCCTCCTGGTGCCCGCCGAGCAGGAACGGGGCGATCCGCGTGCCCTTGCGGACGTAGAGTACGCCGACGCCCTTGGGCGCGTGCAGCTTGTGGCCCGACAGACTCAGCAGATGGATCGGGCTTTCGGAGAGGTTCAGCGGGATCTTGCCCACGATCTGGACCGCATCGGTGTGGAAGGTGATGCCGCGTTCGGTCACCATCTCGGCGATCTTCTCGAGGGGGAAAATCGTGCCCGTTTCGTTGTTGGCGGCCATGATGGTGACGATGGCCGTGTCGTCGTCGAGCAGGCTTTCCAGCTCATCCAGATCGAGGCGCCCCTGCTTGTCCACGCCGAGCTCGATCACGTGGTAGCCCCGGTTTTCGAGATCGCGGCAGACCGTCAGGACCGCCGGATGCTCGACCCGCGTGGTGATGACCTTGCGCCGGTGCGGCACGGCGGCAAGCGCCCCGAGAATCGCCGTGCTGTCGGCCTCGGTGCCGCAACTGGTGAAGATGACCTCGCCCGGATG containing:
- the sppA gene encoding signal peptide peptidase SppA → MRSLRVWLLWIVAGLLSGVSVAAQTPGPAVEAVVPHFHLTGMLSESPVADPFGFTAGEVTSLGDLVRRMGDAGGDDRVRAVVLTFDNMALGLGQLEEIRTTIRGLRTAGKKVYVHTGSMSTFVYGLLCAGDRLSVEPQSMLWLTGIYGESLYVKDLLDKIGVRADFMHMGDYKSAAEMLTRTEPSGPAEQNVNWLLDGYYDSLVRMIAGARNMTAQQVRDLIDRGPYMAEQALAEGLIDAVQTRDAFLAQVRKDIDTPVRFDNRYGRKEKPAVNLTSPLGFFSLLGEMMNPPRKPRKNAVAIVYVEGAIVPGYGQPSPFGPVGGAYSGDIRKALETAAADDTVKAVVLRVDSPGGSAEASEMILNATRQVRARKPFVVSMGDTAASGGYYVSCAAETIFANEVTITASIGVVGGKLVTADLWDKLGVNWVGYRRGANADLFNSDRPFDDPQRQVLERYMQTVYDVFKGHVAQARDGKLTGPLDEIAGGRVYTGRQALDLGLVDRIGGLEQAVQYVAAKASLDDYEVRVIPEPQDFITMLMDQYSGKGERPSDISIGGAASILADHPAMAGLLDLLRKTEPQRARALLAALQRIELIRTEGVVMMMPFDVLFR
- a CDS encoding NYN domain-containing protein codes for the protein MDANKHAQTMLAVLIDADNTQASITDGLLSEVAKYGVASVKRIYGDWTTPSLTGWKSVLLEHSIQPIQQFRYTVGKNATDSAMIIDAMDLLYTRRFDGFCLVSSDSDFTRLASRIREEGLLVYGFGERKTPKAFVSACDKFIYVEVLRFEEDTEQAAKPKTANELKGDTKLVALLRSAAEAASDESGWAHLRAVGSSIAKQAPEFDPRNYGYSKLRELAMATKLFDIEERPHGDGHSRSIYIRDKRKKPQK
- the nifS gene encoding cysteine desulfurase NifS — translated: MKTIYFDNNATTRVADEVFEVMQPYFCELYGNPSSMHTFGGQVGVRVREAREQVAALLGCHPGEVIFTSCGTEADSTAILGALAAVPHRRKVITTRVEHPAVLTVCRDLENRGYHVIELGVDKQGRLDLDELESLLDDDTAIVTIMAANNETGTIFPLEKIAEMVTERGITFHTDAVQIVGKIPLNLSESPIHLLSLSGHKLHAPKGVGVLYVRKGTRIAPFLLGGHQEGGRRAGTENVPGIVGLGKACELAARYMDDENTRVKALRDKLESAILAGCPDSRINGDPENRLPNTTNISFEYIEGEAILLMLDRFGICASSGSACTSGSLEPSHVLRAMGVPFTAAHGSIRYSLSRYNTEDEVDFTIEKMPQIIERLRELSPFVGQVHV